CTCTATGTTTAAAATATCTGATTGGAATTGCATAAGAGTGTCATTATTGGCAGCACCACCGTCAACTCTCAGAAGCTGAATATCAGTGTCTGTATCTTTGTTCATCGTATCGATGACATCTTTTGATTGATAAGCGATCGATTGTAATGTTGCTTTAACGAAATCTTCTCTACTAGTAGCACGTGTTAAACCAAATACTGCACCACGCGCGTTAGAGTCCCAGTATGGTGCACCTAACCCAGTAAAGGCCGGTACCACGTAAACATAATCATCATCACTTGCTCTGTTGGAAACCTCTTCTGATTCAGGGGCTGTTTCTACCATGTGCATCGCATCGCGTAACCATTGAATAGCTGAACCAGAAACAAAAATACTGCCTTCTAATGCGTAATAAATTTTACCGTTAATTCCATAACCAATTGTTGTTAACAAGTCATTGTCCGATAGTTGCGGTTCTTCCCCAATGTTCATAACAATAAAGGATCCTGTCCCATAAGTATTTTTTACCATACCAGGTTCAAAGGCCATTTGACCAAACAAAGCAGCTTGTTGGTCCCCAGCCATTCCAGCAATCGGAACTTCACTACCATAGAAATGATACGTTTCAGTATAACCATAGATCTCAGAGTTACTTTTTACTTCTGGTAACATAGATTCAGGAATATTAAGCAAGTCTAGAATTTCTTTATCCCACTGTAAGTCAAAGATGTTATATAGCATCGTACGGCTCGCATTGGAATAGTCTGTAACATGAACTTTACCTGAGGTTAATTTCCAAACTAACCAGCTATCAATCGTACCAAATAACAATTCGCCATTTTCAGCTCTTTCCTGGGCACCTTCGACGCGGTCTAAAATCCAACGAACCTTGGTGGCAGAAAAATATGGATCAATAATTAATCCAGTTTTCTTATGAAAGAAATCCTTGTAGCCATCATTTACTAATTGCTCGGCAATATCTGAAGATTGACGAGATTGCCACACCACTGCGTTATAAATTGGTAACCCAGTATTTTTATCCCAAATAACTGTCGTTTCACGTTGACTGGTAATACCCACACTGGCAACTTCATTAGGGTGAATTCCGGATTCAATTAACGCACCAGCTACAACCGCTTGCACAGCATTCCAAATTTCATTGGCATTTTGTTCTACCCAACCAGAGTCAGGGAAGTATTGGGTAAATTCTTTTTGTGAACTACCAACTTCATTCGCATTTTTATCAAACAAAATTGCTCTAGCGCTTGTTGTTCCTTCATCAATCGCCATAATGTATTTCTTCTCTACCATAGTAAAAATTCTCCTTTTCTTTATTTATGTATACGCTTTTTGTATACGCTTTCTTTACAATTCTTATATTAACGTGTTCCAGCCCATTTATTTTTCCAAATTTTCATAGATTTTGGGAATTTTTGACAAAATCTTATGCTGGCAACACTTTATCAAACATGACGAACTATTTTTTTTATTTCCTGCAAATCATAAGCCGATCCTAACTCAGTTATACGATAAATAGTCGCATTTACATCAATTGAGGTATTTGTAATCACTAAATCATACGTTTTGCTTTCATCAAAGGATTCAACCACTACGCCGTTTAAACTTTTAAGTTGCAACATTAACATATTAGTAGCTGCTTCTGTAAAAAGAGGATCAATTTGCAAAGCAATTCCAACATGAACTTCTCGGCTGACTCTAACGTCAATAATAGTAAGTACACTTAGATACTTAATAGCCGTCATCGCCAGCAAACTGTTTTCTTCATCATGAGGACTCATCTGTAAATTCTCACACGCAATTTTCAGTAGTTGTTCAGAATACCCCCGTATATTATGTGTAGATAGTGTTTCTTCTTGTTGCCAAATATTTTCTCGATCATACGTTTCCACATCCCCAGTAAAGAAATACAGACGGAGATGGATTTGCGACAAATAATAATAACAAGTGGCTTCGAGTTCCTTACGAATACTATTAGGGTCATACATCCGCAAAATTTTCTCTAAAATAACAGTGTCACACCAAGCGGTTGGTGTTAAACGTGAGCGTTGTAATGAATAAGCATGAAAATCCTCTTGCGAAAGAATCGACATTCCGGCTAAAAATACGAAGTGTAACATCGCTTCTTCTTCTTTAATTTCTACAGCATAAAAACTAAAGGAGCGACGGATAATAGGAACTAACTTCAAATACAGAGGATCTTTTTTGTAAGGAGTAAACTGTGACTTAAATTGAGCAAATTGTGGCTCAGGGACAGTAATTCGTTTCTTAGTTATCCGTAACCACAAAAGAATGCGTTGTCTTGCTACTGTCATAAAATCTAAGTTTAGTCCTCTTTCCAAACTTTCTATAATGTGGTTTTCTCTAGACGAGCTTTCTTCATAGCCTTCTTCTAAATACCATAACAATTGAAAGTAAAAGTACCGAATTTGACTTTCCTCACCTATCATTTTTCCTTGCCAAATGCGCAAACCAAACTCATTCAATATTTTATTCAAATCCTTGATTTTACGAGACAAAGAAGATTCACTGATTTTTAATTCTTGCGTTAAACGAACAGGGTTAATCTCTTGTTCTTCCAATAAATACATCAAAATCTGGTACTTGGATGAACTTAAATAAAAACTCCGTTCAGCTTCTTCTAAGGAAAAATCATGCGCTTTAGCAAATGTTACTTCAGCGCCATCGTAAGTAATCTGACACCTATCCCCAAAATGTTTAAATGCTTCAATTAATTCATCAATATAATGATCCGTCGACTTTTTTGACAAACCTAACAATTCTCGTACGTCACGAATATTCATCTTTCCGCCAGCAATAATCAATTGTTTTATTAAATGGATTTGTTTGGCTTCTTTTTTTTCTAGTAACGCTTCAAAACGCATTCTGATCTCCGCTTTCCATATTTATTCGGTTGAATGGTTCCATTAGATTCGTAAATTCCGGTTGAAAAAAGTAGTCATTCTGCATTAATTCAGTTAGCGTTACTTGGCTTTCAATAGCTAAAGCAGCGGTATTAATTTTTTCTAAGCAATTGACCTGAGATAACAACTGGATTCCTAAAAGCTTTTTCGACGACTTTTCAAAAACAGCCTTACAAAAAACTGGTGTATCATCCACTAATGAAGCCGACTGTGTGAAAGACTTTGTTGCAATTTCATTGGAATATACAAACGCCTCCTCTTCAATTAATCCAGTACTAGCAAGATACCAACCAAAAATTTTCGTTCCAATCGTACGCAGTCCCCCTTTAAATTTCATTCGTGTTTGTTGCAAATTTTCTGCAGCAACTACTCCTGAACGGATGGCATGATTAATCTGTGGTAGATAAGCTCCTTCCTCTCTTATTCTAATTGGACTATGAATTAAATCACCAACAGCAAAAACATCTTGAGCAGAAGTCTCTAAATAATTATCTGTTTGAACCGTATTGTCACTATGCAATTGAAATCTTTTAGCAAATTGTGCTAACTGCGGATGGACATTGACTGTTGTTAAGACGTAATCACTGGTAATTTTTTGTTCGTCAAGAAAAATCTCGTAGTGTCCATTTTCAGTAACTTCCGACACTGTCGTATTAAAGTAAAATTGTAAATTAGGTATTTTTTGTAAATCTGTTAGAAATGGCTTTAAAAAGTTAGGATCAAAATATTTAAACAAAGGATAGTCCATTGCTTCAATAAGATGAACTTCTTTTTTTAAATCGACAAATGTACTTGCCGCTTCCATCCCTGCTTGTCCAGCACCGATAATAGCAATAGTAGCTGCCTTTTGAATTTTAGGTAGTATCTTATTCGATAAATCGTAATTTTTAAAGCTAGGGTCCCATTCATCATCATTTTCCAAACCGATATTTAACGATTTTTGTTCAGAACCATTAGCTAAAACTAATTTGTCATAATGGTAAGTATCTTCTGTTGTCGTAATTTCATGTTTTTCTGGAGCACAGTCGAGCAACTTTTCGGACAATTTCACCTTGATATTTTGCTCTTTTAGCTGTTCTTCTGTGGTAAATACAGCATCATCTAAACTTTTAAATTTATCTTGCAAATGTAGTAATAACCCGCCTGGCAAAAATCCTACGATGCCATTTTTTTCAATAATTATAATTTCTGCTTCAGGATAAAGTTTTCTTGCATGCATAGCACAACTTACTCCGGCAAATGATGCTCCAATAATATATACCTTCACTTATAGTCCCCTTTCTATGGATGCCTTTTCATAATTATAACATAATTTGTTACGACAACTTATTAAGTTCTTTTATTGTAACATTAAAACTAATCATTATCGTTTAGCGAACTTATGTCCTGAATTGGATCTCAGGACATAAGTCCATCCGATCTATGTCCTAAATTGGATCTCAGGACATAAGTCCATCCAATCTATGTCCTGAATTGGATCTCAGGACATAAGTCCATCCGATCTATGTCCTAAATTGGATCTCAGGACATAAGTCCATCCGATCTATGTCCTGAATTGGATCTCAGGACATAAGTCCATCCGATCTATGTCCTGAATTGGATCTCAGGACATAAGTCCATCCAATCTATGTCCTGAATTGGATCTCAGGACATAAGTCCACCCAATCTATGTCCTGAATTGGGTTTCAGGACATAAGTCCATCCGATCTATGTCCTAAATTGGGTTTCAGGACATAGATCTAGCAATTTTAGCACAAATTAGTCCGATTTATCACTTTTCCAATTTTTTCGTTTTTGTATTTTTTGAAATTTTTCTTTTTCGTCTTCAAACCAATAATCAAACAAAAGTCCTTTGTTAAGATAACCTGCCTTGCTATGAGGGCTTTTCTGTAAGACAAAATTCTGTTGTAAGTTGGCCTTTAAGAAACGTTCGTTTACATTTTCTCCGAAAAATTTTCTAAGTTCTGGAAACTTTAAATTTTGATTATGGAAAAGGACACCAAATTCACAGATAGTTCGTGAATAAGCAATTAATTTTGCTTCAGAATATCCGCAAATACAACTCATTTTATATTTATGCTCTGTCATATGATAATGATGACAATTTACACAACAAATTCCTTTGCGCAACTGATCGATTTTTTCGATATCAAATGTACGAGTTGTTCGATAAGGTTCGATTTCATAGCGTTGTATAACAGATTGAACAGATTGTTTTTCCGACTTATCATTGTCTGTTAATTTTAACAACCAGCCAGGAATTTCATCAAACATCAAGACGGTCTCATAAGTTTCATCTACAATATTTATTGTTGCGTTTGAATTCATAAATGCTAAAACACCATGGACAGTCATTTCTATTTGGTTATCATTTAAAATATTTTGCAGCACTCTCGCTGTTCTTCGTATTTGCTCAAAAATATTATTCGTTAGTATTTTTTTGCCAATGTACCAAGTATTATTTTTAAATACATAATCTCCTTGATAATATTTCATATCCATTAAACAAATCGTTTGGCCTACTATTAGTATCTTATCAATCTGTACAACACTATTTTTATATTGTAAAGTTAAATCATCCAAGCTTTTTATTTCTGGAGCCAAAAATTCATCAACCATTTGGTCTAGCCTCTTTTCTCCCTCATACCCTCGTTGTAACTTTTGATAGGTTTCCCGCTCTTCTTCTGTTAGAAAATAACGTTGATTGAGAACCTGTAACCATTGTAATTGATGCGATTTTTTCCTCATTTAAATCTCTCCCTTCATAAAGTAAGTACGCAAAAAATGCTCATTTACTTTTTTTTAGATAAAAAAACTGCTCCTTATTTTATTAAGGAACAGTTTTCATTGCTTGAAGGAAAATATTATACGTTTTTTTCATAAGTCATTTTTCTAGCCATTGGAATGCTCGTTTTAACTCCTTCGTTCCATTTTTATTATACCAACGTCCATGTGAAAGTATGATCTTTTCTGGTTGCCAATCTAACATTTGTTTATAACACTTTCGAGCAGTTTCTTTTTTTCCCAGAAAAGTCATACGCATATCAATCGGCGTTTTTCCATTAGGATCCGCAATGCCTGCAAATTTATGTATACTTTTCCAAAAGTAACTTGTTGTCCTTTTGGATTCAAAATTTTCGATTAAATCTGCTAAAATTAATGTTTGGCTACTTTTATGAAAAAAGACCACCTCTTCAATCGCATGGCTCCCTTTAAATATCAGTTGTTCCAACTCATCTTGCCAGTATGAAGGAGCTTTCTCTTTTAAAAGACGATCAAAATTCACCTTGATATTTTGCGATTCTGCACGCTTTTCTACGCCAGAACTGGCCCAAGTAATAGCCTCTGGATAGTACTTTTTCCATTCAAAAATATAAGCATAATGAATTTTATTAGGAGAAACTAAATGTTTTACTTCTCCTAACTGGTCGATTTCTTGTAATAGCTTTTCATTTGGTTCTATAGGAGAATGGCACCATAGTGTTTGATCGCTTAATTTAACAATCGTCATTCTCGTTGAAAATGGGATGCCCCATCCTAAAACATTCATTTTTATCTTATTGCCATCTACAATCCAAATATTATCAGCAACTTTTTTTAACGTATTTAATGGCTCATAAATCGGTATACTCATAAAAAGCTCCTCAAGAATAATCATTTTTACAAACTTAGGCAAAGCATAAAAAGACCCTTCTTTGATCGATGGACAATTCAATCTAGCCAGAAAGGTCTTTTAATTATTATATCTAAAACAAAGAAAGCACAAACATTTCGATTTCTCATAAATAATCCAAGCCCACAAAATTATCGCCTATTATTTCTTTGAGAGAATCTTTTTTTGATCGCCCATTTTACTACACCGAAAATAACTACCCAGCCAATAAGATTACCTAAGACCTTTAATGGATACATTGCACCTTTCTTTTTGCCAGACATGCAAACACCTACTTTCGTATTTTTTATTAGAACATCTTACTAAGTTCAGCATATTTTATATTGCCGAATTAATCAAGTAAAACACCATTAGTATAAAACAGGAGTAACTATGTGTATCATTCAAAGTTTACAACAAGTAATCACTTGAAATGCGAATTAAGTCTTCAATCACCTGGCTGCCTTCTTCAATTGTTAAATTCTTATCAGATAAAGCTACTGCAAGGTATTCTTTATCTCCACGTGATACTTTTCCAATACTATTAACAATCCATTCATCGGTTAAATCATTAGGTAACCATCCGTTTTTAAATGAAACATCGCTTGAACCTGCATAGACACCCCAACTTTGGTCAGGTTGGATATGACTCATTAAGTCAATGATAACTTCTTGTGATTCTTCAGTTAAATATTGTGAAGAGGTATATAGTTCTTCAAGTAGTTTTATTTGATCTTTTGTGTTGGTAGATGTTTTTCCCCAGGTTTCTTCGTCTGCTTTGGTGTCATCCATCCCCAACTGGTCAAAAAGTTCTTGGAGAGAACTATATCCTCCTAGTGAATCTAGAAGAGTTGTAGCAGCTTCGTTATCACTACTTACAATCATACGATTTAAAAGATCTGTCTCTTCATCAGTTAGGTCTTCTTGTGTCTCTTCCTTTTCATGAAGAAATAACATTGCTACAGCTACTTTTGCAATACTTGCTGTCACATACTTTTTATCCTCTTCATCATTCGTATAGGTATAACTTTGTTCCATATCCAGATCGTACACTCTAAATTCCAAGGAATTGGGGGCCCCTTCTGCCCATTGATCCCCTTTTTGTTGTAATTCGTTTTCAAGATTCTCTGTATCTTTTTCTGTATTTTCTCCTGAAGTTTGTTCTTCTTGCTCCACCGTATCTTTTGCTTCTGGTGTTTCTTCTTGTGCTGTCGTAACGTGATCTCCCAACCAAAAACCAAGAGTTAAAAAGAAGACTGCTCCTAAAATTATGGGAAAAATTTTTACGAATGTCTTCATGCCTGATTCAATCCTCATACTTTCATCGAATAATTTTATTTTAAATTGTTAATTTTCATGTAGCACCCTATTTTATTACTATAAAATTGTATCATATGTAAACTTCTCAAAAGCTTAAAAAAATTAAATAACTAAAAAAGAAACAGTTCATTCTTTATATGAAGCACAACTGAACTGTTTCAAAATTTCTCATTTGTTAACATGGCGTCTTTTTAACTTATTAAGTAATAAAACGATGTTTTTGTTCAAACAGGATTTTTAATTTTAAAAATTACTAATAATTTTCCAAAATTTGTCTCCATGCTTCTTGCGCATCTGCGTCATCTGATACTTTGAAGGTAAACTCAGGCTCAATTTCTTTTTCTTGCCCGTCGTCACCATACAGACCAAATCCGTCTTGGTAAGCTCTGATCTCATCCACGCTACCAATTAGTTCATATACTACGCCATTATCTCCTAATAAGTATTTATGAATTGGATAATCGAGATCGGCGACTCTGCCATAATCTCGCTCGCCCCCAGCGCCACCGTGCTCTTCTTTAGGTTCTTCATCATATCCCACCGTTTCAGACTGAGAAATGTAAAAAACAACGCCTCTTATCGCATGGATATCGTAAGCATTATATCCAGGCAAATCTTCTTGTGGTAATTGTTGCTGCACTTGAATTTCCCCATCTTCTGTTTCAGCAAACCAGTCTCCACTCCCCGAGGCACCATGATCAAAATAATCATCCGTTACTGCCATTCCTCCTTCTTCTGCCCTTGGAATTGCCCAGTCTAGAAATTTTTGTTGGAGTTCTTCTTTTTCTTCTTCTGAATAACTTCTAACAGGAACTGTCTCTTGTGTCTCTTGTGTTTCTTCTTGTTCTTTTTCGTCTGAACTTGAAGTCTCTGTCTCACTAGTAATAGAATTGCTTGTTGCAATGGATTCACTACTTTCTGTAGCCTCGCTTATCTCCGTAGTTGCATCCCTCCCTGCAGAGAGGTTAGTATTCGTTTTAGCATATTCTTAGCCTTCCTTCCTTTTTTGAAATCGTTTTTATTTTTCTTAATTTAAATCACTAGCGGTGCATGAAACATTTTGAATTTTCCTGTTATGTTTCACACTGTTTCTTTCTATAAAAAAATCCTTTATACTGGACCTGGATGACTTATCCAAGACCAATACAAAGGAACCATAATATGGATAAGTATAAAACAATTTCAGCTTTTAATAAATGGTTTTCGGCTATAAATTTAAAAAAATTACCTTTTTCTCTTCGTGGGAAGATTTTTCAAGCCGAAAAATATCACAAAAAATTGAGTTTTGAACACTTTCTTAAAGTGTTTCTCTACGGGATCGACAATGAGTGTGAAAGTTTGCGTGAAATGGATACATCGTTCGTCTCTTCTGAACTCCAAAGCACCATGGCGTTAGATTCGATTAGTCATTCACAGCTTTCACGTACGCTTGCCCAGATGGATGACGAAATTTTGTGGGCCGTTTTCGCACAACTATTGGAAAAAGCTCGATCAAAAACGCCAGTTACGAAGCAAAATGCGCTCTATCTCGTGGATTCTTCTACATTTTCATTGGATACCACTCGGTATCCCTGGGCAGACTTTCGCCAAACCAAAGCAGGGATTAAATTACACTTAAAGCTCTGTTTTATGGATAAAGGTCACTTTTATCCGGACCAGTTTGAAGTCACAAATGCGGTGGAACATGATGACAATCACTTAGAAATTTTTGTCAATCAACCGGAAGCGACTTACATTTTTGACCGAGGGTATATAGATTACGAGCGACTGGACGAGATGGAAGCTAACGGCTTTTTCTTCGTCACTCGAGTGAAGAAAAATGCCAAGATCCATGTCAGAGAAACCTATGATACTTCTCAAAGTAAAACTATTTTAAGGGACCAAATGGTCGTGTTAGGCACTCAGGTCTATTTAACTTCCCCGTTTCGCTTAGTAACGATTGAGGATGAAAAAGGAAAACAGTTAAGTTTTGTCACCAACCGTTTTGATGTGACTGCTCAGGAAGTAGCCGACATGTACAAAGCGAGATGGCAAATTGAATGATTTTTTAAGCACATCAAGCAACATATGACGATTAAAAAGCTATTTTCCCACAGTGAAAAAAGGGGTGACGAATCAAATCATCCTCGCCATGATTGCCAGTCTATTGACGTATTTAATCAAAGTAGAGACAGGAAGTAAGAAAACTCCATTTCAAATCAAGCGTTTATTGAAACACCTGCTTTTTCAACCTTTTGAAGAATGGCTGGCCTTACTCATTCCTACTTGATGGGATAGAAACTGTCGTTGTTGCTTTGGTATACAGATAAATAACGAAAATTTTTTCTGGAAAAGTCATCCCTTGCGCAAGCATTCGATTTTTTTGACATTTTTGGAAAAAAGTTAAAATCTGAATATTCTGACTACATTAATGCACCACTAGTGAATTTAAATATATCATACAAAAGAATTTTAATCTTACGGTTTAACCAAAAAAGGTTTCTATATTAAAATAAGCCATTTTTCAGTTAACAAAGAAAAAATAGCTATTAGGAATAAACCAGATAAGCACCGCAATGAGTAATGTTAACCCAAGACAAATATTTCGGTATTGTTTATTGGGCCTTTTCTCCACAAAATACCACGATCCTATAATACCAAACAAAAATAACGACCCTAAAAACACATTCATTTTATCCCTCCTGAAAATATTACCCTTAAATTAACGGTACCATAAAAAGTTTTTACGACCAATAACTTGAATAATATTTACTTAGCAATGTTTTCTATTAATGGAACTAATTCAAGGTAGCAATATCTTTAGTGTGTTTTTTGATAAGGTTTTAAAAGCTGCAGTTAACCCATGTAGAGCATTAATATCTTCCATCGTAACGTTGGGTCCTGGAAAACGTTGAAAAACTAGGACATCCAAGCACTGAACCATCCCATCTATTTCAAGCCCACCCTGATTAATCTCTGCAAACAATTTTTGCTTTAGTTGTTTCCATATAATTGTGTAAAAAGAAAAGAGATCATATCCATCTCTGTTACAATGTCATTAGCCGAAAACATTGGAAAGGAAGATAGATATGACCCAACTTCATATTAATATAGATTTTGAAAAATTAACAGAGGCCATTATGCAAAGCGATATGAATATGATGATGAAATCATTAGCTGTCCCTGTTCTCAACGCTTATATGGAAGTGGAAAGGGACGAATTTATTCAAGCTCAAAACTATGAACGCAATGATCAGCGTTTAGACTATCGTAACGGCTATTATGAACGAAATTTTATCTTAGCAGTAGGAAAACTTCGTTTGAAAATACCACGTACACGATCAGGGGAGTTCTCTACCCAAGTCTTTGAACAATATCAACGGAAAGATCAGGCTTTTGTCTTAAGTTTAATGGAGGCGGTCATTCAGGGCGTTTCCACAAAGAAAGTCACACACATTGTCGAAGAGTTGTGTGGCGAGTCGGTGTCCAAATCGTTTGTTTCGAATACGATGAAGCGCTTGGATCCGGAAATCGAAGCTTTTAAGTCTCGTTCATTAACCCACAGCTCCTTTCGATATGTTTATGTCGATGCATGGCTTACAATACTTAAGCGAGCCGGAAGACTATCATTTTTCGTTACGTACAACAAATTCTTTAGAACGCTTAAACCGGGAAATTCGACGTCGGGAAAAAGTGGTTTCGATCTTTCCCAATGTCGTTTCCGCTGAACGTTTGATTGGCGCCGTTTTAATGGATATACAAGAAGAATGGCAACAAATGCCCAAACCCTTTTTACAATGCCCTGTCTTAGAAGAAGAGTTCCCATTCTCTACGGATTGATCTTGAAAGAAAACGAAGGACGATTTGACAATGAATGAAGGCATGGTATTCGCGGTAAGCGAAATGGGCGCCTGTTCTTAGGTTGAAGAACCGAAGAAGCCGCCCAAGATCACCATGCCTGAATAGATTCGTTGTCAAACCCGTCGGCTACCTGATCTTATTCGTCGTTTCTAGAAAAATTTAAACCATAAATAAAAAGAATCCTTATCAAATGATTAGAAAATCGTTCAACAGACAAAGCGTAAATGACATTGATATTTTTACACAAGATTTTGGGCTTGACCGCGAAAGACTAGGATCACCCCCGCTTATGCGGGAAAGACAAAATTGCGAAACGATGTCTTGCAAGTCGACAAGGATCACCCCTGCTTATGCGGGAAAGACCAGGCAATGACCACAATAGGAATTAAGTAGTCAGGATCACCCCCGCTTATGCGGGAAAGACTTAGCAAGTTCTTCTCTGGAATAACCTCTTAAAGGATCACCCCCGCTTATGCGGGAAAGACTTCCTGAACTTAAAGTATCTTCCATGCTTAATAGGATCACCCCCGCTTATGCGGGAAAGACAACTATTATCGCCTCTGCTTTCCGATACATAGAGGATCACCCCCGCTTATGCGGGAAAGACGCTTGTAAAGCTCTTACTGTTGCTGGTCCTAAGGGATCACCCCCGCTTATGCGGGAAAGACATAATGTTGTATGGTCATCAAGAGCTTCTATAAGGATCACCCCCGCTTATGCGGGAAAGACAAGGCGCATGGACACGCTTATATCACAATTTAAGGATCACCCCCGCTTATGCGGGAAAGACTCCGAACCAAAAGCATCGGTTGAATAATAATCAGGATCACCCCCGCTTATGCGGGAAAGACCATCTTCGAAGTCTTTCACATACTTATCGCCGGGGATCACCCCCGCTTATGCGGGAAAGACCGCTGGATGAAGAGTTTGTTGTTGGTGATACTGGGATCACCCCCGCTTATGCGGGAAAGACTGCCGAGTCAGCTAGAGTTAGTGGAAATGGAAAGGATCACCCCCGCTTATGCGGGAAAGACTTTGATGGGCGGTTTAACATCTGTTTTTCCTAAGGGATCACCCCCGCTTATGCGGGAAAGACCTAGCGCATTTCGTTGTTCTTGCGTTTTCATCAGGATCACCCCCGCTTATGCGGGAAAGACTTGTTACTTTACCTTGT
This region of Tetragenococcus osmophilus genomic DNA includes:
- a CDS encoding NAD(P)/FAD-dependent oxidoreductase; the protein is MKVYIIGASFAGVSCAMHARKLYPEAEIIIIEKNGIVGFLPGGLLLHLQDKFKSLDDAVFTTEEQLKEQNIKVKLSEKLLDCAPEKHEITTTEDTYHYDKLVLANGSEQKSLNIGLENDDEWDPSFKNYDLSNKILPKIQKAATIAIIGAGQAGMEAASTFVDLKKEVHLIEAMDYPLFKYFDPNFLKPFLTDLQKIPNLQFYFNTTVSEVTENGHYEIFLDEQKITSDYVLTTVNVHPQLAQFAKRFQLHSDNTVQTDNYLETSAQDVFAVGDLIHSPIRIREEGAYLPQINHAIRSGVVAAENLQQTRMKFKGGLRTIGTKIFGWYLASTGLIEEEAFVYSNEIATKSFTQSASLVDDTPVFCKAVFEKSSKKLLGIQLLSQVNCLEKINTAALAIESQVTLTELMQNDYFFQPEFTNLMEPFNRINMESGDQNAF
- a CDS encoding DUF4336 domain-containing protein is translated as MSIPIYEPLNTLKKVADNIWIVDGNKIKMNVLGWGIPFSTRMTIVKLSDQTLWCHSPIEPNEKLLQEIDQLGEVKHLVSPNKIHYAYIFEWKKYYPEAITWASSGVEKRAESQNIKVNFDRLLKEKAPSYWQDELEQLIFKGSHAIEEVVFFHKSSQTLILADLIENFESKRTTSYFWKSIHKFAGIADPNGKTPIDMRMTFLGKKETARKCYKQMLDWQPEKIILSHGRWYNKNGTKELKRAFQWLEK
- the glpK gene encoding glycerol kinase GlpK produces the protein MVEKKYIMAIDEGTTSARAILFDKNANEVGSSQKEFTQYFPDSGWVEQNANEIWNAVQAVVAGALIESGIHPNEVASVGITSQRETTVIWDKNTGLPIYNAVVWQSRQSSDIAEQLVNDGYKDFFHKKTGLIIDPYFSATKVRWILDRVEGAQERAENGELLFGTIDSWLVWKLTSGKVHVTDYSNASRTMLYNIFDLQWDKEILDLLNIPESMLPEVKSNSEIYGYTETYHFYGSEVPIAGMAGDQQAALFGQMAFEPGMVKNTYGTGSFIVMNIGEEPQLSDNDLLTTIGYGINGKIYYALEGSIFVSGSAIQWLRDAMHMVETAPESEEVSNRASDDDYVYVVPAFTGLGAPYWDSNARGAVFGLTRATSREDFVKATLQSIAYQSKDVIDTMNKDTDTDIQLLRVDGGAANNDTLMQFQSDILNIEVERAANLETTALGAAYLAGLAVGFWEDMDALKELKEEGKTFEPEMSEEKRNDLYTGWQEAVEATRVFKHRARKEG
- a CDS encoding helix-turn-helix domain-containing protein, translated to MRFEALLEKKEAKQIHLIKQLIIAGGKMNIRDVRELLGLSKKSTDHYIDELIEAFKHFGDRCQITYDGAEVTFAKAHDFSLEEAERSFYLSSSKYQILMYLLEEQEINPVRLTQELKISESSLSRKIKDLNKILNEFGLRIWQGKMIGEESQIRYFYFQLLWYLEEGYEESSSRENHIIESLERGLNLDFMTVARQRILLWLRITKKRITVPEPQFAQFKSQFTPYKKDPLYLKLVPIIRRSFSFYAVEIKEEEAMLHFVFLAGMSILSQEDFHAYSLQRSRLTPTAWCDTVILEKILRMYDPNSIRKELEATCYYYLSQIHLRLYFFTGDVETYDRENIWQQEETLSTHNIRGYSEQLLKIACENLQMSPHDEENSLLAMTAIKYLSVLTIIDVRVSREVHVGIALQIDPLFTEAATNMLMLQLKSLNGVVVESFDESKTYDLVITNTSIDVNATIYRITELGSAYDLQEIKKIVRHV
- a CDS encoding nuclease-related domain-containing protein; translation: MRKKSHQLQWLQVLNQRYFLTEEERETYQKLQRGYEGEKRLDQMVDEFLAPEIKSLDDLTLQYKNSVVQIDKILIVGQTICLMDMKYYQGDYVFKNNTWYIGKKILTNNIFEQIRRTARVLQNILNDNQIEMTVHGVLAFMNSNATINIVDETYETVLMFDEIPGWLLKLTDNDKSEKQSVQSVIQRYEIEPYRTTRTFDIEKIDQLRKGICCVNCHHYHMTEHKYKMSCICGYSEAKLIAYSRTICEFGVLFHNQNLKFPELRKFFGENVNERFLKANLQQNFVLQKSPHSKAGYLNKGLLFDYWFEDEKEKFQKIQKRKNWKSDKSD
- a CDS encoding serine hydrolase; protein product: MKTFVKIFPIILGAVFFLTLGFWLGDHVTTAQEETPEAKDTVEQEEQTSGENTEKDTENLENELQQKGDQWAEGAPNSLEFRVYDLDMEQSYTYTNDEEDKKYVTASIAKVAVAMLFLHEKEETQEDLTDEETDLLNRMIVSSDNEAATTLLDSLGGYSSLQELFDQLGMDDTKADEETWGKTSTNTKDQIKLLEELYTSSQYLTEESQEVIIDLMSHIQPDQSWGVYAGSSDVSFKNGWLPNDLTDEWIVNSIGKVSRGDKEYLAVALSDKNLTIEEGSQVIEDLIRISSDYLL